Proteins encoded in a region of the Lysobacterales bacterium genome:
- a CDS encoding beta-lactamase family protein, which translates to MSRLLFCLLFAWVTPLAAQEASTPPATPADAAVLDPEAIQTASAPSAEAAVEIRPAPEPPIDLLPAHIDGLVEALRREHLLPGVTLAVVRADAPELLRGYGYADLAARTPVDPQQTLFRIGSVSKTFIWSAALLLVDRGQLDLDADVNTYLKAVKVSPAFDAPVTLRQLMAHRAGFEDSFQVFAVGDDDARPLAQLLAEHQPKRIFPPGTRTSYSNWGSALAAQVVADVAGEDYGSFLRRELLEPLGMRDTVWDGPTRMDAATRARLAQGYAERGGVPKPEPELQLGAYWPAGGMSTTAADMARWMRFHLNAGEIDGRRLLSAETHALVFSRPYSDRADAADVTHGFIQTPFRGLQLTGHGGATESYLSNLVLVPELGLGVFVSQSSGASRNLVQRLPEQILEHLQTLPAAAPLAAESGAPGALAEVDGAYLSNRRVFSSFAAIFGAFDGVSLRAINSETLALEAGPRSGEYRRIGEDLFESAFGQRLALIRGSEGRVLAFADSSGVHSFERVEGLSAPLWLFVALGSSLLLALSTLAGVVWRLGRKRYGGPTDALVGAVSVLAALCVLALTGGLIATALALQQAGAAELPGNYPLPAMLWTHWAAWTLVAAALAMLLMLMPAWTRTRFGLLRKLLFSLFTVTLLFLAVQLWLWRVIGAAVM; encoded by the coding sequence ATGTCGAGACTGTTGTTCTGCCTGCTGTTCGCCTGGGTCACTCCGCTCGCGGCGCAGGAGGCCTCCACGCCACCCGCTACACCGGCCGATGCCGCGGTGCTCGATCCCGAGGCGATTCAGACCGCGAGCGCGCCAAGCGCCGAAGCCGCTGTCGAGATCAGACCCGCGCCGGAACCGCCGATCGATCTGCTGCCCGCGCACATCGATGGCCTGGTCGAAGCCCTGCGCCGCGAGCACCTGCTGCCGGGCGTCACCCTGGCGGTCGTGCGTGCGGACGCGCCCGAGCTGCTGCGCGGCTACGGCTACGCCGACCTCGCCGCTCGCACGCCGGTCGACCCGCAGCAGACCCTGTTCCGCATCGGCTCGGTCTCCAAGACCTTCATCTGGAGCGCGGCCCTGCTGCTGGTCGATCGCGGCCAGCTCGACCTCGATGCCGACGTCAACACCTATCTCAAGGCAGTCAAGGTGAGCCCGGCCTTCGATGCGCCGGTGACCCTGCGCCAGCTGATGGCGCATCGCGCGGGCTTCGAGGACAGCTTCCAGGTGTTCGCCGTGGGCGATGACGATGCGCGGCCCTTGGCCCAGCTGCTGGCCGAGCACCAGCCCAAGCGCATCTTCCCGCCGGGCACCCGCACCTCATACTCGAACTGGGGCTCGGCGCTCGCCGCACAGGTGGTGGCCGATGTCGCCGGCGAGGACTACGGCAGCTTTCTGCGCCGCGAGCTGCTGGAGCCGCTCGGGATGCGCGACACCGTTTGGGATGGGCCCACACGGATGGATGCGGCCACGCGTGCACGGCTGGCGCAGGGCTACGCGGAGCGCGGCGGCGTGCCGAAGCCCGAACCGGAGCTGCAGCTCGGCGCCTACTGGCCGGCCGGCGGGATGTCGACCACGGCCGCGGACATGGCGCGCTGGATGCGTTTTCATCTGAACGCGGGCGAGATCGATGGCCGCCGACTGCTGTCAGCGGAAACGCATGCTCTGGTGTTTTCGCGGCCCTACAGCGACCGTGCCGATGCCGCGGATGTCACCCACGGCTTCATCCAGACGCCGTTCCGCGGCCTGCAGCTGACCGGCCACGGCGGCGCCACCGAGAGCTATCTGAGCAATCTGGTGCTGGTGCCCGAGCTGGGCCTCGGCGTCTTCGTCAGCCAGAGCAGCGGCGCCAGCCGCAACCTCGTCCAGCGCCTGCCCGAGCAGATTCTTGAGCATCTGCAAACCCTGCCCGCCGCAGCGCCGCTGGCCGCCGAGTCGGGCGCGCCCGGCGCGCTCGCCGAGGTCGACGGCGCGTATCTGTCCAACCGTCGCGTGTTCAGCAGCTTCGCGGCGATCTTCGGCGCCTTCGACGGCGTCAGCCTGCGCGCCATCAACAGCGAAACCCTGGCGCTCGAGGCCGGCCCGCGCAGCGGCGAATACCGACGCATCGGCGAGGACCTGTTCGAGTCTGCCTTCGGTCAGCGTCTGGCGCTGATCCGCGGCAGTGAGGGCCGCGTGCTGGCGTTCGCCGACAGCAGCGGCGTGCACAGCTTCGAGCGCGTCGAAGGCTTGAGCGCACCGCTGTGGCTGTTCGTCGCCCTGGGCAGCAGCCTGCTGCTGGCGCTGTCGACCTTGGCCGGCGTGGTCTGGCGGCTCGGACGCAAGCGCTATGGCGGGCCGACCGATGCGCTGGTCGGCGCTGTTTCCGTGCTGGCGGCGCTGTGCGTGCTGGCGCTGACGGGCGGCTTGATCGCCACAGCGCTGGCCCTGCAGCAGGCCGGTGCCGCGGAGCTGCCGGGCAACTACCCGCTGCCAGCCATGCTGTGGACGCACTGGGCGGCATGGACCCTTGTGGCTGCAGCGCTTGCCATGCTGCTGATGCTCATGCCCGCCTGGACCCGCACCCGCTTCGGCCTGTTGCGGAAACTGCTGTTCTCCCTGTTCACCGTCACCCTGCTGTTCCTGGCCGTGCAGCTGTGGCTGTGGCGGGTGATCGGGGCGGCGGTGATGTGA
- the rpe gene encoding ribulose-phosphate 3-epimerase, which yields MSHCLIAPSILSADFARLGEEVRNVLAAGADWVHFDVMDNHYVPNLTVGPLVCEALRRHGITAPIDVHLMVKPVDRIIPDFAKAGASLISFHPEASEHVDRSLQLIRDSGCKAGLVFNPATPLHHLDYVMDRIDLILIMSVNPGFGGQSFLPSVLPKIREARERIRASGRDIRLEVDGGVKVDNIAQIAAAGADTFVAGSAIFNAPDYARVIAEMRAEVGKSRD from the coding sequence TGGCGAGGAAGTGCGCAACGTGCTCGCGGCCGGCGCCGACTGGGTGCACTTCGACGTGATGGACAACCACTACGTGCCCAACCTCACCGTCGGCCCGCTGGTCTGCGAGGCGCTGCGTCGCCACGGCATCACCGCGCCCATCGATGTGCACCTGATGGTGAAGCCGGTCGATCGCATCATCCCGGACTTCGCCAAAGCCGGCGCCAGCCTGATCAGCTTCCATCCCGAGGCCAGCGAGCACGTCGATCGCAGCCTGCAGCTGATCCGCGATTCCGGCTGCAAGGCGGGTCTCGTCTTCAACCCTGCCACGCCGCTGCACCACCTCGACTACGTGATGGACCGCATCGATCTGATCCTAATCATGTCGGTCAATCCGGGCTTCGGCGGCCAGAGCTTTCTGCCCTCGGTGCTGCCCAAGATCCGCGAGGCCCGCGAGCGCATCCGCGCCTCCGGCCGCGACATCCGGCTGGAGGTCGACGGCGGGGTCAAGGTCGACAACATCGCCCAGATCGCCGCCGCTGGCGCTGACACCTTCGTCGCCGGCTCGGCCATCTTCAACGCGCCGGACTACGCCCGGGTGATCGCCGAGATGCGCGCTGAGGTGGGCAAGAGCCGGGATTAG
- a CDS encoding SRPBCC family protein produces the protein MKLVLKLLAGLVLVICGLVAAGFALPSAFKVERAVQIEAPAAEVFALIASPREWKRWSAWNARDPAMRIEYTGPESGLGAGWSWQSVTEGNGSMEFTAAVPGERIDYVLRFPEFGMESKGVLRIEPSGSGVRLSWSNEGDMGGNPINRWFGLFMDDLVGPDFEAGLANLKQLAEAG, from the coding sequence ATGAAACTCGTTTTGAAGTTGCTGGCCGGTCTGGTGCTCGTCATCTGCGGCCTCGTCGCGGCAGGCTTCGCCCTGCCTTCCGCGTTCAAGGTCGAACGCGCGGTGCAGATCGAGGCACCGGCCGCTGAGGTCTTCGCGCTGATCGCCTCACCGCGCGAGTGGAAACGCTGGTCGGCCTGGAACGCGCGCGATCCGGCCATGCGGATCGAGTACACCGGCCCGGAGTCGGGCCTGGGCGCCGGCTGGTCGTGGCAGAGCGTGACCGAAGGCAACGGGTCGATGGAGTTCACCGCGGCTGTCCCGGGCGAACGCATCGACTACGTGCTGCGCTTTCCAGAGTTCGGCATGGAGTCAAAGGGTGTGCTGCGGATCGAACCCTCCGGCAGTGGCGTGCGCCTGTCCTGGAGCAACGAGGGCGACATGGGCGGCAACCCGATCAACCGCTGGTTCGGGCTGTTCATGGACGATCTCGTCGGCCCGGACTTCGAAGCGGGGCTGGCGAATCTGAAGCAGCTCGCCGAAGCCGGCTGA
- a CDS encoding UvrD-helicase domain-containing protein: protein MHHDWTTLPLGAGGRSLIEASAGTGKTWTIAVLYLRLLLEQGLSPRAIVVTTFTEAAAQELRERLRRRLLWAETRAAGFVSAIDRGDSLGPRLRGGDGEEVASVGLTADHARDDAPAADPALDWLHARWRTPGAVARDLQALRLALAELEHAPVSTLHGLCRRILAEQPIEAGADFRAAELVSTESLLDELSADLWRRLQQGSEDEPLYRLQLMTGRPLSLAQLRGLLKSTLMAGIEVEAPALPIEDTTAAALAQPDAARAAQLQAVVDNAALFNKRAKLHRALAALAQVLDPARNTQGLPAWQCLSADEIEGLANARALTAVSKLGKTHAGLLAATEFAATLCEPVLARMQAAPQAFLHALAAAGRARMNALLQLRRQQSFDSLLESVDAALAREAQAAGDSGRRPLADTLFAQWPVALVDEFQDTDALQFGILDRLYRDSAGGERGRLVMIGDPKQAIYRFRGGDIHAYRRAAEQVDEHLNLAVNQRSSTALVAGCNALFALGGAALSADVDHDIRYLPVQAAGRADAKPYRIGGSAPEAALVLHFQADSAGGQDARRQAALRACASQIVELLNDPEHTLDDRRIGPADLAVLLPRAADIADLRLLLEARGVPCVATSRDSVLAGDTARELQVLLHGVVHPGDAGALRAAAATRLWGARFAELRRWRDEPEGLQQVALRFRGLQALLIERGVAGLIEALLEQIAERALSTRRGERLLTDLRHLGELLQEASEDLGGPEELLAWLQHQREGAAIDEAAADERQLRIESQQPRLRLLTLHASKGLEFPIVFLPLMWANGAGADRAPWRRSDAHSARPRLSYADDAKAQQQADLQDERFRLLYVALTRAVHACHVYALDPLRPKRAGWNVQAHQGVDAAPLDVLLQRLFEARPELAAALKVGEAPALEPVGLRAAWPAVTRTRYAAPEAAESPRRARELRPLPARAPEAKHSFTSLSRAGRAQSEIVLDAEAPAQDEFLPVETASVESDPLEPPHPELLALAGLRGAGFGNALHSLLELRAIGVSLRQQREHVQSTLAGAGLRTRDFEPLGLARFSERLAQRLDAALAAPLGLQQAPRLALGDVPAQDQRAELGFDFALPEIALADLAAACARHGEPDLVPHSSRRVAGLMSGKIDLVFRAGGRFHVLDYKGNWLGERVADYTGERLTAAMDHSQYRFQALLYTLALDRYLRQRLGDAYGREQQLGECVYLFLRAAGLAPGAGVWRQRFAADLIEYAQAALAGAWLTEVAA from the coding sequence ATGCATCACGACTGGACGACCCTGCCCCTGGGCGCCGGTGGGCGCAGCCTGATCGAGGCCAGCGCTGGCACCGGCAAGACCTGGACGATCGCCGTGCTCTACCTGCGCCTGCTGCTGGAGCAGGGCCTGTCGCCGCGCGCGATCGTGGTCACCACCTTTACCGAAGCCGCGGCGCAGGAGCTGCGCGAGCGGCTGCGTCGGCGGCTGCTGTGGGCGGAGACGCGGGCTGCGGGTTTCGTGAGCGCGATAGACCGCGGAGACTCACTGGGCCCCCGCCTGCGCGGGGGCGACGGGGAGGAAGTGGCTTCGGTGGGCTTGACTGCAGATCACGCGCGCGACGACGCACCCGCCGCCGACCCCGCCCTCGATTGGTTGCATGCGCGCTGGCGCACGCCCGGCGCCGTCGCGCGCGATCTGCAGGCGCTGCGGCTGGCGCTGGCCGAGCTGGAGCACGCGCCGGTCAGCACCCTGCACGGCCTGTGTCGGCGCATCCTGGCCGAGCAGCCTATCGAAGCCGGAGCGGACTTCCGCGCGGCCGAGCTGGTGTCCACCGAGAGCCTGCTGGATGAGCTCAGCGCGGATCTGTGGCGGCGCCTGCAGCAGGGCTCGGAGGACGAGCCGCTGTATCGGCTGCAGTTGATGACCGGCAGGCCGCTGTCGCTGGCCCAGCTGCGCGGACTGCTGAAGTCGACGCTGATGGCTGGCATCGAGGTCGAAGCGCCTGCACTGCCGATCGAGGACACGACCGCTGCGGCCTTGGCGCAGCCCGACGCCGCGCGCGCGGCGCAGCTGCAGGCGGTGGTCGACAATGCGGCGCTGTTCAACAAGCGCGCCAAGCTGCATCGCGCGCTGGCCGCGCTGGCGCAGGTCCTGGACCCCGCGCGCAACACGCAGGGCCTGCCGGCCTGGCAGTGCCTGAGCGCGGACGAGATCGAGGGGCTCGCGAATGCGCGTGCGCTCACCGCGGTCAGCAAGCTCGGCAAGACGCACGCCGGGCTGCTGGCCGCGACCGAATTCGCAGCCACGCTCTGCGAGCCCGTGCTGGCGCGCATGCAGGCGGCGCCGCAGGCCTTTCTGCATGCATTGGCCGCCGCCGGGCGCGCGCGCATGAATGCGCTGCTGCAACTGCGCCGGCAGCAGAGCTTCGACAGCCTGCTGGAGAGCGTGGATGCCGCACTCGCGCGCGAAGCGCAGGCGGCAGGCGATTCCGGCCGGCGGCCGCTGGCCGACACTCTGTTCGCGCAATGGCCGGTGGCCCTGGTCGATGAGTTCCAGGACACCGACGCCCTGCAGTTCGGCATCCTCGATCGGCTTTATCGCGACAGCGCGGGCGGCGAGCGCGGGCGGCTGGTGATGATCGGCGACCCCAAGCAGGCGATCTACCGCTTCCGCGGCGGCGACATCCACGCTTACCGGCGCGCGGCCGAACAGGTCGACGAGCACCTGAACCTGGCGGTGAACCAGCGCTCGTCGACGGCGCTGGTGGCCGGCTGCAATGCGCTGTTCGCGCTCGGCGGCGCGGCGCTGTCGGCGGATGTCGATCACGACATCCGCTACCTGCCCGTGCAGGCCGCGGGCCGCGCCGACGCCAAGCCCTATCGCATCGGCGGCAGCGCACCCGAAGCGGCGCTGGTGCTGCATTTCCAGGCCGATAGCGCCGGCGGCCAGGACGCGCGTCGACAGGCCGCGCTGCGCGCCTGCGCCAGCCAGATCGTCGAGCTGCTGAACGATCCCGAACACACGCTGGACGACCGCCGCATCGGCCCGGCCGACCTCGCCGTGCTGCTGCCGCGCGCGGCCGACATCGCGGACCTGCGTCTGCTGCTGGAAGCGCGCGGCGTGCCTTGCGTGGCGACCAGTCGCGACAGCGTGCTGGCCGGCGACACCGCGCGCGAGCTGCAGGTGCTGCTGCACGGCGTGGTGCATCCGGGCGATGCCGGCGCCCTGCGTGCAGCCGCGGCGACGCGGCTGTGGGGCGCGCGCTTCGCCGAACTCCGCCGCTGGCGGGACGAGCCCGAGGGCCTGCAGCAGGTGGCGCTGCGCTTCCGCGGCCTGCAGGCGCTGCTGATCGAACGCGGCGTGGCCGGGCTGATCGAGGCCCTGCTGGAACAGATCGCCGAACGCGCGCTGTCGACGCGGCGCGGCGAGCGCCTGCTGACCGACCTGCGTCATCTGGGCGAGCTGCTGCAGGAGGCCAGCGAAGACCTCGGCGGCCCCGAGGAACTGCTGGCCTGGCTGCAGCACCAGCGCGAGGGCGCGGCCATCGACGAAGCCGCCGCCGACGAGCGCCAGCTGCGCATCGAATCGCAGCAGCCGCGGCTGCGCCTGCTGACCCTGCATGCCAGCAAAGGCCTGGAGTTTCCGATCGTGTTCCTGCCGCTGATGTGGGCCAATGGCGCGGGCGCTGATCGCGCGCCCTGGCGGCGCAGCGACGCGCACAGCGCACGTCCACGCCTGAGCTATGCGGACGACGCCAAGGCGCAGCAGCAGGCCGATCTGCAGGACGAGCGCTTCCGCCTGCTCTACGTGGCGCTGACCCGCGCGGTGCATGCCTGTCATGTGTATGCGCTGGACCCGCTGCGGCCGAAGCGCGCGGGCTGGAACGTCCAAGCGCATCAGGGCGTGGATGCCGCACCGCTGGACGTGCTGCTGCAGCGCCTGTTCGAAGCGCGGCCGGAGCTTGCTGCGGCCTTGAAGGTGGGCGAAGCACCGGCGCTTGAACCTGTCGGCCTGCGCGCGGCGTGGCCCGCTGTCACGCGCACGCGCTACGCCGCGCCTGAAGCCGCCGAGTCACCGCGGCGCGCGCGCGAGTTGCGGCCGCTGCCGGCGCGCGCGCCCGAAGCCAAGCACAGCTTCACCTCGCTGAGCCGCGCCGGGCGCGCGCAGAGCGAGATCGTGCTGGATGCGGAAGCACCGGCGCAGGACGAGTTCCTGCCGGTCGAGACGGCAAGCGTCGAGAGCGATCCACTGGAGCCGCCGCACCCCGAGCTGCTGGCGCTGGCCGGCCTGCGCGGCGCGGGCTTCGGCAACGCCCTGCACAGCCTGCTGGAGCTGCGCGCGATTGGTGTCTCACTGCGGCAGCAACGGGAGCATGTGCAGAGCACACTGGCCGGCGCCGGCCTGCGCACGCGCGACTTCGAGCCGCTGGGGCTGGCAAGGTTCAGCGAGCGGCTGGCGCAGCGGCTGGATGCCGCACTCGCCGCGCCCTTGGGCCTGCAGCAGGCGCCGCGGCTGGCGCTGGGCGATGTGCCGGCACAGGATCAGCGCGCCGAGCTGGGCTTCGACTTCGCCCTGCCCGAGATCGCGCTGGCGGATCTCGCTGCGGCCTGCGCGCGGCACGGCGAGCCAGACCTGGTGCCGCATTCCTCACGCCGGGTGGCGGGCCTGATGAGCGGCAAGATCGATCTGGTGTTCCGCGCCGGTGGCCGCTTCCACGTGCTCGACTACAAGGGCAACTGGCTGGGCGAGCGCGTGGCCGACTACACGGGCGAACGCCTCACCGCGGCGATGGACCACAGCCAGTACCGCTTCCAGGCCCTGCTGTACACGCTGGCGCTGGACCGCTACCTGCGGCAGCGCCTGGGCGATGCGTACGGGCGTGAACAGCAGCTCGGCGAATGCGTGTATCTGTTCCTGCGCGCGGCCGGGTTGGCCCCCGGTGCGGGCGTGTGGCGGCAGCGCTTTGCGGCGGACCTGATCGAGTACGCGCAGGCGGCGCTGGCCGGGGCTTGGCTCACGGAGGTGGCGGCATGA
- the recD gene encoding exodeoxyribonuclease V subunit alpha, translating into MSAAWDAAGRFDFRRRLGEGFDGEDGELRAIDRAVARWVLAHGGSMLLARVAAAASRAEGEGDSVLVLAGDGSGRFIAPLDEDALVELAKEALVASVEQAAQMATEGDADAGAAALGWAFVLDGVQFYLRRSFAHEQALAGMLRARREGTCAAGSGTGAGSGFGGSRPTLWDAEAAAGSGKTRIENEAGSSRALIENEAGSSFGGSRPTLWDAEAAAGSGKARIETGAGSGFGGSRPTLWDAGGAGGLGGDALESWIDPLFAGDRSAAVRAQRAAVAGFADRRLFVLTGGPGTGKTTTVLRMLLLRLRAHQQRFGVLPRLRLAAPTGKAAQRLAESLQSGASALRAQGLAVDWAPALDHVLAAEAGTLHRLLGSRGPARGHAWHRGRRLPLDLLVIDEASMVDLAVLRASVEALPEYATVLLVGDAEQLASVGTGSVLRDLVEALQQDPRGDLVRLQHSFRAEAALQPLNSAIAAGDAGGFAEAAAHAGGAFALRAVKDARGLQSALVDHAQQLHLALEAGQVFASLPLDEAARAQAITRAHAALRETQLLCALRQGPFGALACDAAIDVALKRRLSLPEGQAWYPGRAVIVLQNDYAAGLFNGDIGLCLRAADGSLRVWFEARGVEAAGLRGLAPGALPLHGGGFALSVHKSQGSEYGEVALLLPPDPEHPILGRALLYTGATRARRALSLWSTEAALRTALSRPTQRVSGLAARLLAG; encoded by the coding sequence ATGAGCGCGGCGTGGGACGCCGCCGGTCGCTTCGACTTCCGGCGCCGGCTGGGCGAGGGTTTCGACGGCGAGGACGGCGAGCTGCGCGCGATCGATCGCGCGGTGGCGCGCTGGGTGCTGGCGCACGGCGGCTCGATGCTGCTGGCGCGGGTTGCGGCCGCGGCCAGTCGCGCCGAGGGCGAAGGCGACAGCGTGCTGGTGCTCGCAGGGGACGGCAGCGGGCGCTTTATCGCGCCGCTGGACGAAGACGCCTTGGTCGAGCTGGCAAAGGAAGCGCTGGTGGCGAGCGTCGAACAGGCGGCGCAGATGGCGACCGAGGGCGATGCAGATGCGGGGGCGGCGGCGCTTGGCTGGGCTTTCGTGCTGGACGGCGTGCAGTTCTATCTGCGCCGGAGCTTTGCGCATGAGCAGGCCTTGGCGGGGATGTTGCGGGCGCGCCGTGAGGGTACGTGTGCGGCGGGGAGCGGGACCGGGGCGGGTTCGGGCTTCGGTGGGTCAAGACCCACCCTATGGGATGCCGAGGCTGCGGCGGGGTCGGGCAAGACGCGGATCGAGAACGAGGCGGGGTCGAGCAGGGCGCTGATCGAGAACGAGGCGGGGTCGAGCTTCGGTGGGTCAAGACCCACCCTATGGGATGCCGAGGCTGCGGCGGGGTCGGGAAAGGCGCGGATTGAGACCGGGGCGGGGTCGGGATTCGGTGGGTCGAGACCCACCCTATGGGATGCCGGAGGCGCGGGCGGGCTGGGCGGCGATGCGCTTGAGAGTTGGATCGACCCGCTGTTCGCCGGCGATCGCAGCGCGGCGGTGCGAGCGCAGCGCGCGGCGGTGGCGGGCTTCGCGGATCGCCGCCTGTTCGTGCTGACCGGCGGGCCGGGCACGGGCAAGACCACCACGGTGCTGCGCATGCTGCTGCTGCGTCTGCGCGCGCACCAGCAGCGTTTCGGCGTGCTGCCGCGGCTGCGGCTGGCCGCACCCACTGGCAAGGCGGCGCAGCGGCTGGCGGAGAGTCTGCAGAGCGGGGCCAGTGCGCTGCGGGCGCAAGGGCTCGCGGTCGACTGGGCGCCCGCGCTCGATCACGTACTCGCCGCCGAGGCCGGCACCCTGCATCGCCTGCTCGGCAGCCGCGGGCCGGCGCGCGGCCATGCCTGGCATCGCGGGCGTCGGCTGCCGCTGGACCTGCTGGTGATCGATGAGGCCTCGATGGTCGATTTGGCCGTGCTGCGCGCCAGCGTCGAGGCCCTGCCCGAGTATGCGACGGTGCTGCTGGTGGGCGACGCCGAGCAGCTGGCCTCGGTCGGCACCGGCTCGGTGCTGCGTGATCTGGTCGAGGCGCTGCAGCAGGATCCGCGCGGCGATCTGGTTCGGCTGCAGCACAGCTTTCGCGCCGAGGCCGCGCTGCAGCCCTTGAATTCGGCGATCGCCGCGGGCGATGCCGGCGGCTTTGCCGAGGCCGCCGCGCACGCAGGCGGAGCCTTCGCGCTGCGCGCGGTCAAGGACGCGCGCGGTCTGCAGTCCGCCCTGGTGGATCATGCGCAGCAACTGCACCTGGCGCTGGAGGCAGGCCAGGTGTTCGCGTCGCTACCGCTCGATGAGGCCGCGCGGGCACAGGCGATCACGCGCGCGCACGCCGCCCTGCGCGAGACCCAGCTGCTGTGCGCCTTGCGTCAGGGCCCGTTTGGCGCACTCGCCTGTGACGCGGCGATCGATGTCGCCTTGAAGCGCCGGCTCAGTCTTCCCGAAGGCCAGGCCTGGTATCCGGGGCGCGCGGTCATCGTGCTGCAGAACGACTACGCCGCCGGCCTGTTCAACGGCGACATCGGCCTGTGCCTGCGCGCGGCCGATGGCAGCCTGCGGGTGTGGTTCGAAGCGCGCGGTGTGGAGGCTGCCGGTCTTCGCGGGCTGGCTCCCGGCGCCCTGCCCCTGCACGGCGGCGGCTTCGCGCTCAGCGTGCACAAGAGCCAGGGCAGCGAGTACGGCGAAGTCGCCCTGCTGCTGCCGCCCGATCCCGAGCACCCGATCCTCGGCCGCGCCCTGCTCTACACCGGCGCCACCCGCGCGCGCCGCGCGCTGTCGCTGTGGAGTACCGAAGCCGCGCTGCGCACGGCGCTGTCGCGCCCAACCCAGCGCGTCAGCGGGCTGGCGGCGCGGCTGCTGGCGGGCTGA